In one window of Agrobacterium larrymoorei DNA:
- a CDS encoding VOC family protein → MNLNQVSVAMPDLDKGWDFYCALGLEPIVDSRPNYVRFLCPDGGSTFSLYKGETVSNGTTIYFECDDLDSVFERLMAAGIEFLHPPRDERWLWRQAELLDPAGNRLTLYHAGDNRLNPPWRVPRS, encoded by the coding sequence ATGAATTTGAATCAAGTCTCCGTTGCCATGCCCGATCTTGATAAGGGTTGGGATTTCTATTGTGCGCTTGGCCTTGAGCCGATTGTCGACTCCCGCCCCAACTACGTTCGATTTCTCTGCCCCGATGGCGGAAGCACTTTCTCGCTGTACAAGGGTGAGACCGTCAGCAACGGTACGACGATCTACTTCGAATGCGATGATCTGGATTCGGTTTTCGAAAGGCTGATGGCTGCTGGCATAGAGTTCCTGCATCCGCCTCGGGATGAACGATGGCTGTGGCGGCAGGCGGAATTGCTCGATCCGGCGGGCAATCGGCTCACGCTCTATCATGCGGGTGACAACCGTCTCAATCCACCCTGGCGGGTTCCGCGATCATGA
- a CDS encoding glycosyltransferase family 2 protein has product MLNKAIDSIFATETEHDRQVFVIANHSEDRYDGPHPVFFIRNEARPDFSTGHLSRNWNQAIIAGFVDLRNPAADLLILSQNDCIFAPNYLEGIISNHEKYDLVTYGAGDNCVSYNAQAVKRIGLWDERFCNIGFQEADYFLRAAKFHGPRVSINDGHYHGRSYNPLETVDNVIVATERGFDRRDLSHMASMRYHRQSRAFFAVKWSLENPEFWGDNFLDATIRINGPIFYPYFEEAIETLNEQAYLAFF; this is encoded by the coding sequence ATGCTTAATAAGGCAATCGATAGCATATTCGCGACCGAGACCGAGCATGACAGGCAGGTATTCGTAATCGCAAATCATTCAGAAGATAGATATGACGGACCTCATCCGGTTTTCTTTATCCGAAACGAGGCGAGACCTGACTTTTCTACCGGTCATCTTTCGCGTAACTGGAATCAGGCAATTATCGCAGGCTTTGTCGACCTGAGAAATCCCGCTGCCGATTTGCTGATACTTAGCCAGAACGACTGTATTTTCGCTCCCAATTATCTTGAGGGTATTATTTCTAACCACGAGAAATATGATCTCGTAACCTACGGTGCTGGTGACAATTGCGTCAGTTATAACGCCCAAGCCGTCAAGCGCATTGGTTTGTGGGATGAGCGTTTCTGTAATATCGGATTTCAGGAAGCGGATTACTTTCTGAGGGCGGCGAAGTTTCACGGTCCCCGAGTGTCTATAAATGACGGGCACTATCATGGGCGGTCATACAATCCGCTTGAGACCGTCGATAATGTTATCGTGGCAACGGAGCGTGGATTTGACAGGCGCGATCTGTCCCATATGGCCTCCATGCGTTACCACCGGCAAAGCCGAGCTTTTTTTGCCGTCAAGTGGAGCTTGGAAAACCCTGAATTCTGGGGCGACAATTTTCTCGATGCCACGATACGGATCAATGGGCCGATTTTCTACCCATACTTCGAAGAGGCAATCGAGACATTGAATGAACAGGCTTATCTGGCGTTCTTTTGA
- a CDS encoding GNAT family N-acetyltransferase, whose amino-acid sequence MKNPSQRPAFLHSNRLCLRPFEMRDAERLARITNDPLVTRNLLKTTTPFTIDDARQRILRLRKRNSPVWAIDNGQLIGLIGIAGEFGYWLARSAWGKGYATEAARLVIDHAFEGLGFETLHANPIADNKPSRRLLEKLGFKQYGRAIAFCRERRKTVTLVRYRCEGNQHSDDEH is encoded by the coding sequence ATGAAGAACCCCAGCCAGCGCCCAGCATTCCTGCATTCTAACCGCCTCTGCCTCAGACCGTTCGAAATGAGGGATGCCGAAAGGCTCGCCCGCATCACCAACGACCCACTCGTCACCCGCAATCTTCTAAAAACGACAACACCTTTTACCATTGACGATGCACGGCAACGCATCCTCCGCCTTCGCAAGCGGAACAGCCCCGTCTGGGCCATCGATAACGGCCAACTCATCGGCCTGATCGGCATCGCAGGCGAATTCGGCTACTGGCTCGCCCGTTCGGCGTGGGGAAAAGGCTACGCTACAGAGGCTGCGCGGCTCGTCATCGATCACGCGTTTGAAGGCCTCGGCTTTGAGACACTTCACGCCAACCCCATCGCCGACAATAAGCCATCACGTCGCTTGCTGGAAAAGCTGGGTTTCAAGCAATATGGCCGGGCAATCGCTTTTTGCAGGGAGAGAAGAAAAACGGTCACCCTCGTCAGATACAGATGCGAGGGAAACCAGCATTCAGATGACGAGCACTAA
- a CDS encoding SDR family oxidoreductase, whose translation MKRAIVTGGGGLIGTGIIEALLNDGWTVASFDIKETTTKARHILCDVGNETSVAAAFDQLGWKGLELLVNNAGIAGPVNGPIHKLSLSDWRKVTDSHLTGAFLMTRSAVPLMGEGASIVNMASTRAFMSEPETEAYAASKGGLVALTHALAVSLGPKIRVNAIAPGWITNETNLREKDKTQHPVGRVGRPEDIADAVLYLSGAGFMTGQVMVLDGGMTKKMIYEE comes from the coding sequence ATGAAGCGTGCAATCGTTACCGGCGGTGGCGGGTTGATCGGGACGGGGATTATCGAAGCTCTTCTTAATGACGGGTGGACGGTTGCCTCTTTCGACATAAAGGAAACCACCACGAAGGCGCGGCATATTCTGTGCGATGTCGGCAACGAAACCTCCGTCGCTGCCGCCTTCGATCAGCTCGGCTGGAAGGGGCTGGAGCTTCTCGTCAACAATGCGGGCATTGCCGGGCCGGTCAACGGGCCGATCCATAAACTGTCGCTTTCCGATTGGCGCAAAGTGACGGATAGCCATTTGACGGGTGCGTTTTTGATGACGCGATCCGCCGTGCCGCTGATGGGTGAGGGGGCGAGCATCGTCAATATGGCCTCCACGCGCGCCTTCATGTCGGAGCCGGAAACGGAGGCCTATGCGGCTTCCAAAGGCGGGCTTGTGGCGCTGACGCACGCGTTGGCCGTGAGCCTTGGGCCGAAAATCCGCGTGAATGCGATAGCGCCTGGCTGGATTACGAATGAAACGAATCTGCGGGAGAAAGACAAGACCCAACATCCGGTTGGACGCGTCGGAAGGCCGGAGGATATTGCGGATGCGGTTCTTTACCTCAGCGGTGCCGGTTTCATGACGGGGCAGGTAATGGTGCTGGACGGCGGCATGACGAAGAAGATGATTTATGAGGAATAA
- a CDS encoding serine hydrolase domain-containing protein yields MKRRTALALIASLPLATVVRAQSPSANVRLGPILEKAGSLGSLKAVIVSVDGNEAGSRAYNGSTLNGSTNIKSASKSIISALVGIAIDRKILEGADQPIASVLRADFPSNPDPRLERVTIGNLLSMQSGLERMSGPNYGRWVSSRNWVRTALGSGFAGEPGGGMLYSTGSTHLLSAILTKASGRSTLALARDWFKPLDGFSIGSWERDPQGIYLGGNQMAMTARSLLAFGELYRRGGVTADGARLISQSWIDQSWMRRTNSVFNGDGYGYCWFIKDMAGEKVFYAWGYGGQMLYIVPSKKLSVVMTSREDAPSARTGYRDELHGLMSSIISVV; encoded by the coding sequence ATGAAACGTCGTACCGCACTTGCCCTCATCGCTTCCCTTCCTCTTGCAACGGTTGTCCGCGCGCAGTCTCCTTCCGCGAATGTACGGTTGGGCCCAATTCTTGAGAAGGCCGGATCGCTGGGTAGTTTGAAGGCCGTCATCGTCAGTGTCGATGGAAATGAGGCGGGCTCACGCGCCTATAATGGCTCTACACTGAACGGCTCCACCAACATCAAGTCTGCCTCGAAATCCATCATTTCCGCGCTGGTCGGCATAGCGATTGATCGCAAGATTTTGGAAGGGGCGGATCAGCCTATTGCTTCCGTCTTGCGGGCGGATTTTCCTTCCAACCCTGATCCGAGGCTGGAGCGTGTCACCATCGGCAACCTGCTTTCCATGCAGTCCGGGCTGGAGCGCATGTCCGGGCCGAATTACGGACGCTGGGTTTCGAGCCGCAATTGGGTCCGCACGGCTTTGGGCTCCGGCTTTGCGGGAGAGCCGGGCGGAGGGATGCTTTATTCCACTGGCTCCACGCATCTGCTCTCGGCCATACTGACGAAAGCCTCGGGCCGCTCGACGCTGGCGCTGGCGCGGGATTGGTTCAAGCCGCTCGATGGCTTTTCCATTGGCAGTTGGGAACGCGATCCGCAGGGCATTTATCTCGGCGGAAACCAGATGGCCATGACGGCGCGTTCGCTGTTGGCCTTCGGGGAGCTGTATAGACGTGGCGGTGTGACGGCTGATGGCGCGCGGCTGATTTCGCAAAGCTGGATAGACCAGTCGTGGATGCGACGAACAAATTCCGTCTTCAATGGAGACGGTTATGGCTATTGCTGGTTCATCAAGGATATGGCGGGTGAGAAGGTTTTCTATGCCTGGGGCTATGGCGGGCAGATGCTTTATATCGTGCCGTCGAAGAAACTATCGGTCGTGATGACATCCCGTGAGGACGCGCCATCGGCGCGTACCGGTTACAGAGACGAGTTGCATGGACTGATGAGCAGTATCATCTCCGTCGTTTAG
- a CDS encoding lysozyme inhibitor LprI family protein, whose translation MQFRKHVLALLIVCASYSHGSPVGAASFDCAKTDLAADEKAICENRALNDQDVRMATTFDILTQLMAMGARDTLKTEQSEWLKHRQTCAADVACLTKAYDERMTKLGEAFQNINRPL comes from the coding sequence ATGCAGTTCCGAAAGCATGTACTCGCACTTCTGATCGTCTGCGCTTCCTATTCCCACGGCTCGCCTGTAGGTGCCGCCAGCTTCGATTGCGCAAAGACGGACTTGGCAGCCGATGAAAAGGCCATCTGTGAAAACCGCGCCCTGAACGATCAGGACGTGCGCATGGCCACCACCTTCGATATTCTGACCCAGCTGATGGCAATGGGCGCACGCGATACGCTCAAGACCGAGCAGAGCGAGTGGCTGAAACACCGCCAGACCTGCGCCGCAGACGTCGCATGCCTGACCAAAGCCTATGACGAGCGCATGACCAAGCTCGGCGAAGCCTTCCAGAACATAAACCGTCCGCTCTAA
- a CDS encoding DegQ family serine endoprotease yields MQRLLKFTVHGFLAALLLAPVGAHAQDTKTVPASSAEMQLSFAPLVKRTSGAVVNVYAERIVQRRASPFAGDPFFEQFFGQQSPNRTEKQSSLGSGVIATASGLVVTNNHVIEGADDIKVALADGREFSSKVLLKDDRLDLAVLQIDAKEQFPVLALGDSDKAEVGDLVLAIGNPFGVGQTVTSGIVSALARNQVTQGDFGFFIQTDASINPGNSGGALMNMAGELIGINTAIFSRGGGSNGIGFAIPANLVKVFLAAAEKGDKSFQRPYVGATFDPVTSEVAEALGLKRARGALVVSVVKGGPAEKAGIEPGQVITAVNGIEVEHPDALGYRLTTAGIGKSAKITLIEKGAEKTVTISLDTAPETAPRDERLLEGRNPFAGATVANLSPKLADELRMSTATTGVVIVDVKRGSPASRVGFQPKDIIVSLNGADITTSAQMEDALHDDPGFWRLEIVRDGQRIRQFLR; encoded by the coding sequence ATGCAGCGCTTGTTGAAATTCACGGTCCACGGCTTTCTTGCGGCTTTGCTTCTCGCGCCCGTCGGAGCGCATGCGCAGGACACCAAGACTGTGCCCGCCAGCAGTGCGGAAATGCAGCTTTCCTTTGCGCCGCTAGTCAAGCGCACTTCCGGCGCTGTCGTGAATGTCTATGCGGAACGCATCGTTCAGCGCCGGGCATCTCCCTTCGCCGGTGATCCCTTCTTCGAACAGTTTTTCGGGCAGCAATCGCCCAACCGCACGGAAAAGCAGTCATCTCTGGGCTCCGGCGTCATTGCGACGGCCAGCGGGCTGGTCGTTACAAATAACCACGTCATCGAAGGCGCCGACGATATCAAGGTCGCGCTCGCAGATGGCCGCGAATTCTCGTCCAAGGTGCTGCTGAAAGACGACCGTCTCGATCTCGCGGTTCTGCAGATCGATGCGAAGGAACAGTTTCCGGTTCTGGCCTTGGGCGATTCAGATAAGGCGGAAGTCGGTGATCTCGTGCTTGCCATCGGCAACCCCTTCGGCGTGGGGCAGACGGTGACGAGCGGTATCGTATCCGCTTTGGCACGCAATCAGGTCACGCAGGGCGATTTCGGCTTCTTCATCCAGACGGATGCATCGATCAACCCCGGCAACTCCGGCGGCGCACTGATGAATATGGCGGGTGAGCTGATCGGCATCAATACGGCGATCTTCTCGCGCGGCGGCGGGTCCAACGGTATCGGCTTTGCCATTCCCGCCAATCTGGTGAAAGTGTTCCTTGCCGCTGCCGAAAAGGGCGACAAGAGCTTCCAGCGTCCCTATGTCGGCGCGACGTTCGACCCGGTTACATCGGAAGTGGCGGAAGCCTTGGGCCTCAAGCGCGCCCGCGGCGCGCTCGTCGTCAGCGTGGTGAAGGGCGGACCTGCGGAAAAGGCGGGCATCGAGCCGGGGCAGGTCATCACTGCCGTCAATGGCATAGAGGTGGAACACCCGGATGCGCTGGGCTACCGCCTGACGACGGCGGGTATCGGCAAGTCTGCCAAGATCACGCTGATCGAGAAGGGCGCGGAAAAGACCGTCACCATCTCGCTCGATACCGCGCCGGAAACGGCACCGCGTGACGAGCGTTTGCTGGAAGGCCGCAACCCGTTTGCCGGTGCAACGGTTGCCAATCTTTCGCCAAAGCTTGCGGATGAGCTTCGCATGTCCACCGCAACGACCGGCGTTGTGATCGTCGATGTCAAGCGCGGTTCGCCCGCGTCTCGCGTCGGCTTCCAGCCGAAGGATATCATCGTTTCGCTGAACGGTGCCGACATCACCACCAGCGCCCAGATGGAGGATGCACTGCATGACGATCCAGGCTTCTGGCGTCTGGAAATCGTTCGTGACGGTCAGCGCATCCGGCAATTCCTGCGATGA
- a CDS encoding replication-associated recombination protein A, which produces MSGDLFAPQIPAEVANRRPLADRLRPTTLAQVTGQSHLTGEEGVLRRMIESGSLGSMIFWGPPGTGKTTVARLLSGEAGLAFEQISAIFSGVADLKKVFEAARTRRMNGRQTLLFVDEIHRFNRAQQDSFLPVMEDGTIILVGATTENPSFELNAALLSRARVLTFKSHDEESLSELLKRAEETEGKPLPLDEGARLSMLRMADGDGRAVLTLAEEVWRAAREGEVFDTEGLTRIVQRRAPVYDKSQDGHYNLISALHKSVRGSDPDAALYYLARMLDAGEDPLYLGRRLVRMAVEDIGLADPQALVICNAAKDAYDYLGSPEGELALAQACVYLATAPKSNAVYTAYKSAMRAAKENGSLLPPKHILNAPTKLMKGEGYGDGYRYDHDEPDAFSGQDYFPEKMGRTTFYDPPDRGFERDIRKRLDWWAKLRRERSSR; this is translated from the coding sequence ATGAGCGGAGACCTTTTCGCACCGCAGATTCCAGCAGAGGTCGCCAACCGGCGGCCTTTGGCCGACCGGCTGCGGCCAACCACGCTTGCGCAGGTTACCGGCCAATCGCATCTGACGGGTGAAGAGGGCGTCCTGCGCCGCATGATCGAGAGCGGTTCGCTGGGCTCAATGATATTCTGGGGGCCTCCGGGCACGGGAAAGACGACGGTTGCCCGCCTGCTTTCCGGCGAGGCGGGGCTGGCTTTCGAGCAGATTTCAGCAATTTTTTCCGGCGTGGCCGATCTCAAGAAGGTGTTCGAAGCGGCGCGCACGCGGCGCATGAACGGGCGGCAGACGCTGCTTTTCGTGGACGAGATTCATCGCTTCAACCGCGCCCAGCAGGATAGTTTCCTGCCCGTCATGGAAGACGGCACGATCATTCTCGTTGGCGCGACCACCGAAAATCCTTCCTTCGAACTCAACGCCGCTCTTTTATCTCGCGCGCGCGTGCTGACCTTCAAATCGCATGACGAGGAAAGCCTTTCGGAGCTTCTGAAGCGTGCAGAGGAAACGGAAGGAAAGCCGCTGCCGCTCGATGAAGGTGCGCGGCTTTCCATGTTGCGCATGGCGGATGGCGATGGGCGTGCGGTGCTGACGTTGGCCGAAGAGGTGTGGCGCGCGGCCCGAGAGGGTGAGGTGTTCGATACCGAAGGCCTGACGCGCATCGTCCAACGTCGTGCGCCGGTCTATGACAAGAGCCAGGACGGGCATTACAATCTGATCTCCGCGCTGCATAAGTCCGTGCGCGGCTCGGACCCGGATGCGGCGCTATATTATCTGGCGCGCATGCTGGATGCGGGTGAAGACCCGCTCTATCTCGGGCGTCGGCTGGTGCGCATGGCGGTAGAGGATATCGGCCTTGCCGATCCGCAGGCGCTTGTCATCTGCAATGCGGCCAAGGATGCCTATGATTATCTTGGTTCGCCGGAAGGGGAACTGGCATTGGCGCAGGCCTGCGTTTATCTCGCCACCGCACCGAAATCCAATGCCGTCTATACGGCTTACAAAAGCGCGATGCGCGCGGCCAAGGAAAACGGCTCGCTGCTGCCACCGAAGCATATTCTCAACGCACCGACCAAGCTGATGAAGGGCGAGGGGTATGGCGATGGCTATCGCTATGACCATGACGAGCCCGATGCCTTTTCTGGGCAGGATTACTTTCCGGAGAAAATGGGCCGCACGACCTTTTACGATCCACCGGATCGCGGCTTCGAGCGGGATATTCGCAAGCGTCTGGACTGGTGGGCGAAGCTGAGGCGTGAGCGTAGCAGCCGCTAA
- a CDS encoding DUF1883 domain-containing protein gives MSRPNFRYTHYDLKELRAGTIIEVTLSAVNNVRLMNAGNFQRFTEMLDFKYHGGIAKKSPIRIPIPESGLWHLIVDEEGHNGLAESSVKMLPAHTAPGTLRKAS, from the coding sequence ATGAGCAGGCCCAATTTCCGCTACACCCACTATGATCTGAAGGAATTGCGTGCCGGAACGATCATCGAAGTCACGCTGAGCGCGGTCAATAATGTGCGGCTTATGAATGCCGGCAACTTTCAGCGCTTCACCGAAATGCTGGATTTCAAGTATCACGGCGGCATCGCTAAAAAGTCACCGATCCGCATTCCGATCCCGGAATCAGGCCTCTGGCATCTCATCGTGGATGAGGAAGGGCATAATGGCCTGGCGGAATCTTCGGTCAAGATGCTGCCTGCGCATACCGCCCCCGGCACGCTACGCAAGGCATCCTAA
- a CDS encoding methyl-accepting chemotaxis protein produces the protein MKHLTISKRLYTLVVLFLAILAAALTSSLFGSYRGMERERKAGLEAMTNTAVAILDQYYRMEQSGALTREAAQQQAKASLAAMRYDKGSGYFWINDMVPKMVMHPIKPELNGTDLTNNKDTNGKQLFVEFVNTVKAGGKGFVDYYWPKPGAPDPVEKFSFVEGFAPWGWIVGTGVYVDDLKAAFWKEAMIYAGLCLACAVVVLGAAAAVVGSVTRPIGRLKNSMISIADGDANVDVPFADRRNEIGAMAKTLLVLRDSVNERSQLQRREAEQQRAFEDSRREGEEALRSASDRQAHAMGELGRALEKLADGDLTVQIGQIGSEYEKLRMDFNSAISALHDVIEGIARTSHVVNDSASDISEATGNLSRRTEQQAAALEETAAALDEITATVRTASERANEARQMVTETKDSAGRSGDIVRNAVEAMSRIEESSQKIGQIIGVIDEIAFQTNLLALNAGVEAARAGEAGRGFAVVAQEVRELAQRSANAAKEIKALINSSAEQVNGGVSLVRSTGDALEEIVSLVNRVDGHVNTIATTAREQATGLQEINTSVNHMDQMTQQNAAMVEETTAASQTLAEESRQLRALLSRFQLGHTAGAQGFSRAA, from the coding sequence ATGAAACATCTCACGATTTCCAAGCGTCTCTACACGCTTGTTGTGTTGTTTCTTGCGATATTGGCGGCCGCTCTTACATCCAGTCTGTTTGGCAGTTACCGGGGGATGGAGCGGGAACGTAAAGCAGGACTAGAAGCGATGACCAATACGGCTGTCGCTATTCTGGACCAGTATTATCGCATGGAGCAGAGCGGCGCTCTGACGCGGGAGGCGGCGCAGCAGCAGGCCAAGGCCTCGCTTGCGGCAATGCGTTATGACAAGGGCAGCGGTTATTTCTGGATCAACGATATGGTCCCGAAAATGGTCATGCACCCAATCAAGCCGGAACTGAACGGCACGGACCTTACCAACAACAAAGACACGAATGGCAAGCAGCTTTTCGTAGAGTTCGTCAACACCGTCAAGGCTGGCGGCAAGGGCTTCGTGGACTACTATTGGCCGAAGCCCGGCGCGCCGGATCCGGTCGAGAAGTTTTCCTTCGTGGAAGGTTTTGCGCCCTGGGGCTGGATCGTCGGCACCGGTGTTTACGTGGATGACCTGAAGGCCGCCTTCTGGAAGGAGGCCATGATTTATGCCGGTCTTTGTCTGGCTTGCGCAGTCGTCGTTCTGGGTGCCGCTGCCGCTGTTGTTGGAAGCGTTACGCGGCCAATCGGTCGCCTGAAGAACAGCATGATCAGCATTGCAGACGGTGATGCGAATGTAGACGTACCCTTTGCCGACCGTCGCAATGAAATTGGCGCGATGGCGAAGACGCTGCTCGTGCTTCGCGATTCCGTCAATGAGCGCAGCCAGTTGCAGCGGCGTGAAGCCGAACAGCAGCGTGCATTCGAGGATTCACGTCGCGAGGGCGAGGAAGCGCTGCGTTCCGCATCTGACCGGCAGGCGCATGCCATGGGAGAGCTTGGCCGGGCGCTTGAAAAGCTGGCCGATGGAGACCTCACGGTGCAGATCGGTCAGATCGGCTCGGAATATGAAAAGCTGCGCATGGACTTCAACAGTGCGATCAGCGCTCTTCACGATGTCATCGAAGGCATTGCCCGCACCAGCCATGTGGTGAACGACAGCGCGTCGGACATCAGCGAGGCAACCGGCAACCTGTCTCGCCGCACCGAACAACAGGCAGCAGCTTTGGAAGAAACCGCTGCCGCGCTGGATGAAATCACCGCAACCGTTCGCACCGCTTCCGAGCGCGCAAACGAGGCGCGGCAAATGGTGACGGAGACGAAGGACAGCGCCGGACGTTCCGGCGATATCGTTCGCAACGCGGTTGAGGCTATGAGCCGCATCGAGGAATCCTCGCAGAAGATCGGCCAGATCATCGGCGTGATCGACGAGATCGCGTTCCAGACCAATCTCCTTGCTCTCAATGCCGGTGTCGAAGCCGCGCGGGCAGGCGAGGCCGGTCGTGGTTTTGCCGTCGTTGCGCAGGAGGTGCGCGAACTCGCACAGCGTTCCGCAAATGCTGCAAAAGAGATCAAGGCGCTGATCAACAGCTCTGCGGAGCAGGTCAATGGCGGCGTTTCGCTCGTTCGTTCGACGGGTGATGCGCTGGAAGAGATCGTCTCGCTGGTCAACCGTGTCGATGGCCACGTCAACACGATTGCAACCACCGCGCGGGAGCAGGCGACGGGCCTGCAGGAGATCAATACCTCCGTCAACCACATGGACCAAATGACGCAGCAGAATGCGGCAATGGTGGAAGAAACCACGGCTGCAAGCCAGACATTGGCGGAGGAAAGCCGCCAGTTGCGTGCGCTGCTGTCACGCTTCCAGCTTGGTCACACTGCGGGTGCGCAAGGCTTTTCGCGCGCCGCCTGA
- a CDS encoding extensin family protein, translating to MAYVSLPRRLATLLAISTVIVSCSAEGLVPPAEVDGTARVASIRSSSQQNYNAPPAAISQSTQFNDYSPLSQPMPDAPSRDPLLNAPGQQYSTLDGQRSRLSGTQQMPSDMAEGEGGVNMDEGLGVSQGRSLAEEQDMEISSPPGHVSYGTPASNGSVMAPAAQPPRREMGQSRLIPPPGAGQQRQGQPVEEVAMLMPQNPMQENRMSRPPGMMPQSEIACRSELRRLGVSFRDVARIADGPTCGIDYPIELSGLDSGVAIRPAVKLNCQVTLAFAKWVKFELVPSSRFRYLSGVGRITPMGGYSCRKMNSRSSNPWSEHARGNAIDIGTITLKNGKEIDVRKKSFFAFREKGLLKAVRSDSCKYFSTVLGPGSDPNHWNHFHFDLRTRKSGYRHCD from the coding sequence ATGGCGTATGTCTCCCTTCCGCGTCGTCTGGCGACGTTGCTGGCAATTTCTACTGTGATCGTGTCGTGCTCGGCGGAGGGGCTTGTCCCTCCCGCCGAGGTCGATGGTACGGCGCGGGTTGCGTCCATCCGGTCTTCCAGCCAGCAAAACTATAACGCGCCGCCTGCGGCGATTAGCCAGAGCACGCAGTTCAACGACTATTCCCCGCTTTCCCAGCCCATGCCGGATGCGCCATCGCGTGATCCGCTATTGAATGCGCCGGGCCAGCAATATTCTACGCTGGATGGGCAGCGCAGCCGTCTTTCCGGCACGCAGCAAATGCCTTCCGATATGGCCGAAGGAGAGGGCGGCGTTAATATGGATGAGGGTCTCGGCGTTTCTCAAGGGCGCAGCCTTGCGGAAGAGCAGGATATGGAAATTTCCTCTCCTCCCGGCCATGTTTCTTACGGTACGCCAGCGTCGAACGGTTCGGTGATGGCGCCTGCGGCGCAGCCGCCGCGCAGGGAGATGGGGCAATCCCGTCTCATCCCTCCACCCGGTGCCGGGCAGCAGCGGCAGGGCCAGCCGGTGGAAGAAGTGGCAATGTTGATGCCGCAGAACCCCATGCAGGAAAACCGCATGTCTCGCCCGCCGGGCATGATGCCGCAATCCGAAATCGCCTGCCGCTCGGAACTGCGCCGCCTCGGCGTTTCCTTCCGCGATGTGGCGCGCATCGCCGACGGCCCGACCTGCGGTATCGATTACCCCATCGAGCTCAGCGGATTGGATAGCGGCGTCGCAATCCGCCCTGCCGTCAAGCTGAACTGCCAGGTAACGCTTGCTTTTGCGAAATGGGTGAAGTTCGAACTCGTCCCATCCTCACGCTTCAGATACCTCTCCGGCGTTGGCCGTATCACGCCGATGGGCGGCTATTCCTGCCGCAAGATGAATTCCAGATCGAGCAACCCGTGGTCCGAACATGCACGCGGCAACGCCATCGATATTGGCACGATCACGCTGAAGAACGGCAAGGAAATCGACGTTCGCAAGAAAAGCTTCTTCGCTTTCCGCGAAAAGGGTCTGCTGAAGGCCGTGCGGTCCGATAGCTGCAAATATTTCTCTACCGTCCTTGGCCCCGGCAGCGATCCCAACCACTGGAACCACTTCCACTTCGATCTGCGCACCCGCAAATCCGGCTATCGCCACTGCGATTGA